The Jiangella alba genome includes the window CGGCCTCCGGGAGGTCGAACGGCGCCCGGTTCGTCTCGCCCACCATCGAGATGAGGTAGATGAGGAACGACGGCAGCAGGATGATGCCGTACCAGAGCCGTTCCTGCTCCTCGACGATGCCCGACGTCGACATGGTGCCGGCGAACAGGAAGACGCCGACGAACGACAGCCCCATGACCAGCTCGTACGAGATGACCTGGGCGGTCGAGCGCAGGCCGCCGAGCAGCGGGTACGTCGAGCCGCTGGACCAGCCGGCCAGCATCAGGCCGTAGACGCCGACGGACGCGATGGCCAGCGTGAACAGCACCGCGACCGGGAGGTCGGTGAGCTGCAGCCGGGTCTCGTGCCCGAAGATCGAGACCTCCGGGCCCATCGGGATGACCGCGAGGATCAGGAACGACGGCACCAGCGCCACGATCGGCGCGAGGACGTAGACGACCTTGTCGGCCGCCTTCGGGATGATGTCCTCCTTGAACATCAGCTTGGTGCCGTCGGCGAGGCTCTGCAGCCAGCCACCCGGGCCGGTGCGGTTCGGGCCGAGGCGGTGCTGCATGCGTGCCACGACCTTGCGCTCGAAGACGATGTTGAACAGCGTCAGCAGGATCAGCAGCACGAAGATCGCCACGACCTTGATGGCGATGATCCACCACGGGTCGTTCCCGAAGCCGGGGACCTCGTTGGCGGTCGTCTCAGCGGCGATCGCGATCACGACTCGGTACCTCCACCCGCGAGCTTGACGACCTGACCGGCGCCGGCGCCCAGCGACTGGTGCAGCGTCGAACCGTTCGAGTTCTCCGGCAGCCAGACCACGCGGTCGGGCATGTCCGTCACCCGCACCGGCACGCTGACCGAGCCGGTTCCGGTGCGGACGGTGAGCCACTCGCCGTCGGCGACGCCCACCTCGGCGGCGGTGCCGGCGGAGATGCGCGCCTCGGCCTTCTTCGCCGTCGCCGCCAGGTGCGGCTCGCCGTCCTGCAGCCGGCCGCTGTCGAGCAGCAGCTTCCAGCTGGCCAGCACCGCCTCCCGCTCGCCGGGCCGCGGCGGGCCGGCGGGCGGGGTGTCGGTGGACTCGGGCCGGGCGCCGTCCCAGACGCCCAGCTCGGCGATCTCGGCGCGGACGTCGTCGACGTCGCGCAGCCCGAGCCGGATGCCCAGCTCGTCGGCGAGTGCGTCGAGCACGGCGGCGTCGCTGAGCGACGGCGTCTGCGCGAGCACCGCGGGGAACGGCCGGACCCGGCCCTCCCAGTTGAGGAACGTGCCGGCCTTCTCGACCGGCGGCGCCACCGGCAGAACGACGTCGGCCAGTTCGGTGACCTCGCTGTGCCGCACCTCGAGGCTGACGACGAAGCCGGCGGCCTCGATGGCCCGCTTCGCCGCGGCCGGGTCGGGCAGGTCGGCCAGCTCGACGCCGGCCACCAGCGCACCGGCCAGCACGCCGCTGGACAGCGCGGACAGGATGCCGGTGGTGTCGCGGCCGGGCAGCGACGGCAGCGTGTCGACGGACCAGGCGGCGGCGACGTCGACCCGGGCCTCCGGGTCGGCGACCGGCCGGCCGCCGGGCAGCAGCGTCGGCAGCGCGCCGGCCTCCAGCGCGCCGCGCTCGCCGGCCCGTCGCGGCACCCACGCCAGGCGGGCGCCGGTGACGGTGGCGACGCGGGCGGCCGCGGACAGCGCGCCCGGGATCGTCGCCAGCCGGGAGCCGACCAGGATGACGGCGCCCTTCTCGCGCAGCGCCTCGCCCAGGTAGGCGACGCGGTCGTCGCCGAGCGTGACGGCGTTGAGGATCTCCGGCTCGGTGCCCGGCGCGGCCGGCAGCAGCGTGCCGCCGGTCTTCGTCAGGCCGCGGGTCGCGAACGGCGCGATGGCGTGCACCTGCGTGCCGTTCTTCCGGTTGGCCTTGCGCAGCCGCAGGAACAGCGCGCCGGCCTCCTCCTCGGGCTCGAGCCCGACCAGCAGCACCGCCGGCGCCTTCTCGACGTCGGTGAAGGTGACGCCCAGCCCGGACCCGGCGATCGAGGCCAGGAAGCCGGTCTCCTCGGCCGAGTGCGGACGCGACCGGAAGTCGACGTCGTTGGTGTCGAGGGCGACCCGGGCGAACTTCGCGTACGCGTAGGCGTCCTCGTGCGTCAGCCGGCCGCCGGTCAGGACGCCGACGCCGCCGGCGTCGCGCGAGCGGGCCAGCCCCTGCGACGCCAGCGTCAGCGCCTCGGGCCACGACGCCGGGACCAGCTCACCGGTCTCCTCGTCGCGGACCAGCGGGTGCGTGATGCGGTCGTCGAGCGTGGGCCAGCGGAACGCGAAGCGGTCCTTGTCGGTGATCCACTCCTCGTTCACCTCGGGGTCGTCACCGGCCAGCCGGCGCATGACCGCGCCGCGGCGGTGGTCGACCCGGATCGCGCTGCCACACGCGTCGTGCTCGGCGACGGACGGGACGGACACGAGGTCGAACGGCCGGGACCGGAACCGGTAGGCCGCCGACGTCAGCGCGCCGACCGGGCAGATCTGGATGGTGTTGCCGGAGAAGTAGCTCTCGAACGGCTCCTTCTCGTAGATGCCGACCTGCTGCAGCGAGCCGCGTTCGAGCAGCTCGATGAACGGGTCGCCGGCGATCTCCTTGGAGAACCGGGTGCAGCGGGCGCACAGCACGCAGCGCTCGCGGTCCAGCAGCACCTGCGCGGAGATGTTGATCGGCTTCGGGTAGGTCCGCTTCTTGCCCTCGTAGCGGGAGTCGCCGCGGCCGTTGCTCATCGCCTGGTTCTGCAGCGGGCACTCGCCGCCCTTGTCGCAGACCGGGCAGTCGAGCGGGTGGTTGATCAGCAGGAACTCCATGATCCCCTGCTGCGCCTTGTCGGCGACCGGCGAGGAGAACTGGGTGTTGATCACCATGCCCGGAGCGACGGTGAGCGTGCAGGACGCCTGCGGCTTGGGCATGCCGCGGCCGTTGCCCATGTCGGGCACCTCGACCATGCACTGGCGGCAGGCGCCGACGGGCTCGAGCAGCGGGTGGTCGCAGAACCGCGGGATCTGGATGCCGATGAGCTCGGCGGCGCGGATGACCAGCGTGCCCTCGGGCACGCTCACCTCGAAGCCGTCGATGGTGACCGTCACCAGGTTCGGCTGCGGCTCCACGGTGTCGGACGTGGAGTTGGTCGTCACGGTCATCAGGCCTTGGCCCCCAGTTCCTGCGCGAACAGCGTCGAGGCGGCCGGGTCGAACGGGCAGCCGCCGTGCTCGAAGTGCGCGATGTACTCGTCGCGGAAGTGCTGGATGGTCGAGACCACCGGTGCCACCCCGCCGTCGGCGAGCGCGCAGAACGAGCGGCCAGCGATGTTATCGCTCATGTCCAGCAGCTTGTCCAGGTCGGCCTCGGTGCCGTCGCCCTTCTCCAGGCGTTCGAGGATCTGCACCATCCACCAGAAGCCCTCGCGGCAGGGCGTGCACTTGCCGCAGGACTCGTGCTTGTAGAACTCGATCCACCGCTCGGTGGCGCGCACGACACAGGTGGTGTCGTCGAAGATCTGCAGCGCCCGGGTGCCCAGCAGCGAGCCGGCGCCGGCCATGCCCTCGAAGTCGAGCGGGATGTCGAGGTGCTCGGCGGTGAGGACCGGCGTGGACGAACCGCCCGGCGTCCAGAACTTCAGCTCGTGACCGGCCCGGATGCCGCCGGCCATGTCGAGCAGCTCGCGCAGCGTGATGCCCAGCGGCGCCTCGTACTGGCCGGGCTTCGTGACGTGCCCGGACAGCGAGAAGATGCCGTAGCCGGGCGACTTCTCGCTGCCCATGCCGCGGAACCACTCGGCGCCGCCGGAGATGATCGACGGCACCGACGCGATGGTCTCGACGTTGTTGATGACGGTCGGCGACGCATACAGGCCGGCCACCGCCGGGAATGGCGGCTTGAGCCTCGGCTGGCCGCGCCGGCCCTCCAGCGAGTCGAGCAGCGCGGTCTCCTCGCCGCAGATGTACGCGCCGGCGCCGGCGTGCACGACGACGTCGAGGTCGACACCGGAGCCGAGGATGTCCTGGCCCAGGTAGCCGGCCTCGTACGCCTCGGCGACGGCGTTCAGCACGCGGCGGAACACGTGCAGCACCTCGCCGCGCACGTAGATGAACGCGTGCTTGGCGCCGATGGCGTAGGACGTGATGATGACGCCCTCGACCAGCACGTGCGGGTCGGCCATCATCAGCGGGATGTCCTTGCAGGTGCCCGGCTCGGACTCGTCGGCGTTCACCACGAGGTACGTGGGCTTGGGCGAGTCCTTCGGGATGAAGCTCCACTTCATCCCGGTCGGGAACCCGGCGCCGCCGCGGCCGCGCAGACCGGAGTCCTTGACGATCTCGACGATGTCCTCGGGCTTGCGCTGCAGCGCGCGGCGCAGCGCCTTGTAGCCGCCGGCCTTCTCGTAGTTGCGGCGGGTGAAGGCGTCGGACTGGTCCCAGCGGGCGGTGAGGAC containing:
- a CDS encoding NADH-quinone oxidoreductase subunit G; this encodes MTVTTNSTSDTVEPQPNLVTVTIDGFEVSVPEGTLVIRAAELIGIQIPRFCDHPLLEPVGACRQCMVEVPDMGNGRGMPKPQASCTLTVAPGMVINTQFSSPVADKAQQGIMEFLLINHPLDCPVCDKGGECPLQNQAMSNGRGDSRYEGKKRTYPKPINISAQVLLDRERCVLCARCTRFSKEIAGDPFIELLERGSLQQVGIYEKEPFESYFSGNTIQICPVGALTSAAYRFRSRPFDLVSVPSVAEHDACGSAIRVDHRRGAVMRRLAGDDPEVNEEWITDKDRFAFRWPTLDDRITHPLVRDEETGELVPASWPEALTLASQGLARSRDAGGVGVLTGGRLTHEDAYAYAKFARVALDTNDVDFRSRPHSAEETGFLASIAGSGLGVTFTDVEKAPAVLLVGLEPEEEAGALFLRLRKANRKNGTQVHAIAPFATRGLTKTGGTLLPAAPGTEPEILNAVTLGDDRVAYLGEALREKGAVILVGSRLATIPGALSAAARVATVTGARLAWVPRRAGERGALEAGALPTLLPGGRPVADPEARVDVAAAWSVDTLPSLPGRDTTGILSALSSGVLAGALVAGVELADLPDPAAAKRAIEAAGFVVSLEVRHSEVTELADVVLPVAPPVEKAGTFLNWEGRVRPFPAVLAQTPSLSDAAVLDALADELGIRLGLRDVDDVRAEIAELGVWDGARPESTDTPPAGPPRPGEREAVLASWKLLLDSGRLQDGEPHLAATAKKAEARISAGTAAEVGVADGEWLTVRTGTGSVSVPVRVTDMPDRVVWLPENSNGSTLHQSLGAGAGQVVKLAGGGTES
- the nuoH gene encoding NADH-quinone oxidoreductase subunit NuoH; the encoded protein is MAAETTANEVPGFGNDPWWIIAIKVVAIFVLLILLTLFNIVFERKVVARMQHRLGPNRTGPGGWLQSLADGTKLMFKEDIIPKAADKVVYVLAPIVALVPSFLILAVIPMGPEVSIFGHETRLQLTDLPVAVLFTLAIASVGVYGLMLAGWSSGSTYPLLGGLRSTAQVISYELVMGLSFVGVFLFAGTMSTSGIVEEQERLWYGIILLPSFLIYLISMVGETNRAPFDLPEAEGELVAGWGTEYSSFKYAMFFQAEYFNMVNVSAIATTLFLGGWRAPWPISAINDGMFNTGWWPMLWFLGKVILLIFIFIWLRGTLPRLRYDQFMHFCWKVLLPISLVWIVAVAGMRLAFNEGVERNQILLYGGIAVAVLLIGSLLIPEKKVPAEPEPAEPPEFDAFAGGHPVPPMPGQEFVAARIPAATTQTDDRTEESSRA
- the nuoF gene encoding NADH-quinone oxidoreductase subunit NuoF, with the translated sequence MSQTTLTPVLTARWDQSDAFTRRNYEKAGGYKALRRALQRKPEDIVEIVKDSGLRGRGGAGFPTGMKWSFIPKDSPKPTYLVVNADESEPGTCKDIPLMMADPHVLVEGVIITSYAIGAKHAFIYVRGEVLHVFRRVLNAVAEAYEAGYLGQDILGSGVDLDVVVHAGAGAYICGEETALLDSLEGRRGQPRLKPPFPAVAGLYASPTVINNVETIASVPSIISGGAEWFRGMGSEKSPGYGIFSLSGHVTKPGQYEAPLGITLRELLDMAGGIRAGHELKFWTPGGSSTPVLTAEHLDIPLDFEGMAGAGSLLGTRALQIFDDTTCVVRATERWIEFYKHESCGKCTPCREGFWWMVQILERLEKGDGTEADLDKLLDMSDNIAGRSFCALADGGVAPVVSTIQHFRDEYIAHFEHGGCPFDPAASTLFAQELGAKA